In Deinococcus betulae, one DNA window encodes the following:
- a CDS encoding class I SAM-dependent rRNA methyltransferase — protein MKKSPTVTLQPQAVRRIGGRYPFGHSGDIARADDGIQAGEVVNVRGPDSSKVIARGYFNPQGATPLRLLTWQDEAVDLAFYRSRVKAALARRAGRILNTDGVRVLYAEADGLPGVVADQFGSVLGVQLRNAGVERHRDLILRALKEETAAASAYERSDTGERRKEGLDPVSGPLWGEVPARVEFFEDDLTLNFAPMDAQKTGFFLDQRDNRRLMRSLVQPGTGFLDVYSYTGGFSLHAAKAGAKAVAIDKDSVALGALESAARANGVGVGVRWGDALEQLAALEKEKRRFGAIVLDPPTLAKRRDDVPRAKRIFTDGAARALRMLESRGHLLVSTCAHYIRVDDLLDAARVAAAEADTDAEVLAVTYQPADHPHLLSVPESLYLKSILLKKA, from the coding sequence GTGAAGAAGTCTCCCACCGTCACCTTGCAACCTCAGGCGGTGCGCCGCATTGGCGGGCGCTACCCGTTTGGTCACAGCGGCGACATCGCCCGCGCCGACGACGGCATTCAGGCGGGTGAGGTCGTGAACGTGCGCGGCCCCGATTCCTCGAAAGTCATTGCGCGCGGCTACTTTAATCCGCAGGGCGCCACGCCCCTGCGCCTGCTGACCTGGCAGGACGAGGCCGTGGACCTGGCGTTTTACCGCAGCCGCGTGAAGGCCGCCCTGGCGCGGCGGGCCGGCCGCATCCTAAACACCGATGGCGTGCGGGTGCTCTACGCCGAGGCCGACGGTCTGCCCGGCGTGGTGGCTGACCAATTCGGCAGCGTGCTGGGGGTACAACTGCGCAATGCTGGCGTTGAGCGTCACCGCGACCTGATTCTGCGGGCGCTGAAAGAGGAGACGGCGGCTGCCAGCGCCTACGAGCGCAGCGACACGGGTGAACGCCGCAAGGAGGGCCTGGACCCGGTCAGCGGTCCCCTGTGGGGCGAGGTGCCCGCGCGCGTGGAGTTCTTTGAAGACGACCTGACCCTGAACTTTGCCCCGATGGACGCCCAGAAGACCGGGTTCTTTCTGGACCAGCGGGACAACCGCCGCCTCATGCGGTCGCTGGTGCAGCCCGGCACTGGCTTTCTGGACGTGTACTCGTACACCGGGGGATTCAGCCTGCACGCCGCAAAGGCCGGGGCAAAGGCGGTGGCCATTGACAAGGACAGCGTGGCGTTGGGCGCCCTGGAGAGCGCGGCGCGGGCCAACGGCGTGGGTGTGGGCGTGCGCTGGGGCGACGCGCTGGAGCAGCTGGCCGCGCTGGAAAAAGAAAAGCGCCGCTTTGGCGCCATTGTCCTTGACCCGCCCACCCTGGCCAAGCGCCGCGACGACGTGCCGCGCGCCAAGCGCATCTTTACCGACGGTGCGGCGCGCGCCCTGCGAATGCTGGAGAGCCGCGGGCACCTGCTGGTCAGCACCTGCGCCCATTACATCCGTGTGGATGACCTGCTGGACGCGGCCCGCGTGGCCGCTGCCGAGGCCGACACCGACGCCGAGGTGCTGGCCGTGACCTACCAGCCCGCCGACCATCCCCATCTGCTCAGCGTGCCCGAAAGCCTGTACCTGAAAAGCATCCTGCTGAAGAAGGCGTAA
- a CDS encoding metallophosphoesterase family protein, whose product MRIAALYDIHGNLPALDAVLRDADAAGADRILIGGDVAYGPLVPDTLDRLMALGDRALWLRGNADRELLEFQALGHTRQPVAPEIQQALVWEAQRLGPHHWNWLRALPQQQRVEVTGLGATLFCHGSPRSDEEIITALTSPERLGRVLAGVNEQLVVCGHTHVQFDHSWPGRRIVNAGSVGLPYQAPGAYWALLGDRVELRRTAYDQRQAAALFRASGHPLCESFARALEQPVTAEDASRLFEQRALEQEQGKASQD is encoded by the coding sequence ATGCGTATTGCGGCGCTGTATGACATTCACGGCAATCTGCCCGCCCTGGACGCCGTGCTGCGCGACGCAGACGCAGCTGGCGCCGACCGTATCCTGATCGGCGGTGACGTGGCGTATGGGCCACTGGTGCCCGACACGCTGGACCGCCTGATGGCGCTGGGGGACCGGGCGCTGTGGCTCCGGGGCAACGCCGACCGGGAGCTTCTGGAATTCCAGGCGTTGGGGCACACTCGCCAGCCCGTCGCCCCTGAGATTCAGCAGGCCCTGGTGTGGGAGGCGCAGCGCCTTGGGCCGCACCATTGGAACTGGCTCCGGGCCCTGCCCCAGCAGCAGCGGGTGGAGGTCACAGGTCTGGGGGCCACCCTGTTCTGCCACGGGTCGCCCCGCAGCGACGAGGAGATCATTACGGCCCTGACCTCGCCGGAGCGGCTGGGGCGAGTCCTGGCGGGCGTAAATGAGCAACTGGTGGTATGCGGGCATACGCATGTGCAGTTTGACCACAGCTGGCCCGGCAGGCGGATCGTGAATGCGGGCAGCGTGGGCCTGCCCTATCAGGCACCGGGGGCCTACTGGGCGCTGCTGGGAGACCGGGTAGAACTTCGCCGGACGGCATATGACCAGAGACAGGCGGCGGCCCTCTTCCGCGCCAGTGGGCATCCGCTCTGTGAGTCGTTTGCCAGAGCGCTTGAGCAGCCCGTCACCGCCGAAGACGCCAGCCGCCTGTTTGAGCAGCGGGCCCTGGAGCAGGAACAAGGCAAGGCGTCGCAGGACTGA
- a CDS encoding sensor histidine kinase, with the protein MTGPSLRSALRRIGVLSDLTDEDLDWLAAQGIEARYAPGEVVNRQGDHASDMQVILQGAVEARRDAEGLLGPRYQARAGDPFEVSGKLPYSRLTTYPSTSRALEETWLFRLPETAFPAMLARLPQLGPRLVAVMSDRIRDSAQSEVQRERLLSLGRLAAGLAHELNNPASASRRAARRLRDALATQRTAQTALATQPLSAEARAALEGLQSRLDTAQPRHLSALQRSDAEDDLHDWLDDQGVPDAAELAPVLVEAGLHHQDLLSLSQAAFGDTLGAALHALAADAAVSALVQEVEEGTARISSLVGAIKEHTHLDRADRAPTDVRRGLDSTLTMLGHCLKGSVTVERDYTPDLPTIDANAGELNQVWTNLIDNAADAMNGRGHLLVRAVTQGPDLVVEIVDDGPGIPEDVRAHIFDPFFTTKDVGSGSGLGLDISRRIVQGHRGEISVSSRPGETRFQVRLPLK; encoded by the coding sequence ATGACCGGCCCCAGCTTGAGGAGCGCCCTGCGCCGCATTGGCGTCCTGAGCGACCTGACCGACGAGGACCTGGACTGGCTGGCCGCTCAGGGCATCGAAGCCCGCTACGCGCCCGGCGAGGTGGTAAACCGCCAGGGCGACCACGCCAGCGACATGCAGGTGATTTTGCAGGGCGCTGTAGAAGCGCGCCGCGACGCCGAGGGGCTGCTGGGCCCCCGCTACCAGGCGCGTGCAGGCGACCCTTTTGAGGTCAGCGGCAAACTGCCCTACTCCCGCCTGACCACCTACCCGTCCACCTCGCGGGCACTGGAAGAAACGTGGCTGTTCCGGCTGCCGGAAACTGCCTTCCCGGCCATGCTGGCGCGCCTGCCGCAGCTGGGCCCGCGCCTGGTGGCGGTGATGTCGGACCGTATCCGCGACTCGGCGCAGAGTGAGGTGCAGCGCGAGCGCCTGCTGTCCCTGGGCCGGCTGGCCGCCGGGCTGGCGCACGAACTCAATAACCCCGCCTCGGCCAGTCGCCGCGCGGCGCGCCGCTTGCGAGACGCCCTGGCGACGCAGCGCACCGCACAGACCGCCCTGGCCACCCAGCCCCTGAGCGCCGAGGCCCGCGCCGCGTTGGAGGGACTTCAGAGTCGGCTAGACACCGCCCAGCCCCGTCATCTCAGCGCCCTGCAAAGGAGTGACGCCGAGGACGACCTGCATGATTGGCTGGACGATCAGGGCGTGCCTGACGCCGCCGAACTGGCCCCGGTCCTGGTTGAGGCGGGCCTGCACCACCAGGACCTCCTTTCGTTGTCCCAGGCAGCGTTTGGGGACACCCTGGGCGCGGCCCTACACGCGCTGGCGGCCGACGCGGCGGTGTCGGCCCTGGTGCAGGAGGTCGAAGAAGGCACCGCCCGCATCTCGTCGCTGGTGGGGGCCATCAAGGAACACACCCACCTGGACCGCGCCGACCGCGCCCCGACCGACGTGCGCCGGGGCCTGGACAGCACGCTGACCATGCTGGGCCACTGCCTGAAAGGCAGCGTGACCGTTGAGCGCGACTACACCCCGGACCTGCCCACGATTGACGCCAATGCCGGCGAACTGAATCAGGTGTGGACCAACCTGATCGACAACGCCGCTGACGCGATGAACGGCCGGGGCCACCTGCTGGTGCGCGCCGTGACCCAGGGCCCCGACCTGGTGGTCGAGATTGTGGACGACGGCCCCGGCATTCCCGAGGACGTGCGCGCCCACATCTTTGATCCCTTCTTTACGACCAAGGACGTGGGCAGCGGCAGTGGCCTGGGGCTGGACATCTCGCGGCGAATTGTGCAGGGGCACCGGGGCGAGATCAGCGTGAGCTCGCGCCCCGGCGAGACGCGGTTTCAGGTGCGCTTGCCACTGAAGTGA
- a CDS encoding FAD-dependent oxidoreductase produces MPKPVLLTVDDDPQVLRAVERDLRERYRQDYRVMRAASGTEGLETLQELAARGVPVALILSDHRMPEMDGVEFLKASLPLFPEAKRALLTAYADTSAAIRAINQVGVDRYLLKPWDPPEDGLYPALDELLAEWRLTYRPAFEGVRILGSRWSPRAYELREFLARNHVPYQWLDIESEADDPDLKRLRAVVDAGVELPLVELPGGAQLPAPTPADLSEHVGLQTRAEQEFYDLLIVGGGPAGLAAAVYGASEGLRTLLVEREAPGGQAGLSSRIENYLGFSTGISGSRLAQEAVIQARRFGVEIVTQAVTALRADGPYRVLELADGSSVSGHAVILATGVQWRALDVPGLAPLQGAGVYYGAGTTEALACKDEDVYIVGGANSAGQAAMNFARHARQVVLLVRGASLATSMSQYLIEQIEQTPNIRVELNSSVVGVHGTERLDAIDVHCSISGQTQTLEATSLFIFIGAEPGTDWLSGTLERDGRGFILSGPDLMHGGKRPKGWPLDRDPGLLETSLPGVFAVGDVRRGSVKRVASGVGEGSVAISFVHQYLARV; encoded by the coding sequence ATGCCCAAGCCGGTACTGCTGACTGTTGATGACGACCCTCAGGTGTTGCGGGCGGTCGAGCGCGACCTGCGTGAGCGCTACCGCCAGGACTACCGGGTGATGCGCGCCGCTTCGGGCACCGAAGGCCTGGAGACCCTGCAAGAACTCGCGGCGCGCGGCGTGCCCGTGGCGCTGATTCTCTCGGACCACCGCATGCCCGAAATGGACGGCGTGGAGTTCCTCAAGGCCTCCCTGCCTCTCTTTCCCGAGGCCAAACGCGCGCTGCTGACCGCCTACGCCGACACCAGCGCCGCCATCCGCGCGATCAATCAGGTGGGGGTGGACCGTTACCTGCTCAAGCCCTGGGACCCACCCGAAGACGGGCTCTACCCCGCACTGGATGAGCTGCTGGCCGAGTGGCGCCTGACGTACCGCCCCGCCTTTGAAGGGGTGCGAATCCTGGGCAGCCGCTGGTCGCCGCGCGCCTATGAGCTGCGGGAATTTCTAGCGCGCAACCATGTGCCCTACCAGTGGCTGGATATCGAGAGTGAAGCCGACGACCCTGACTTAAAGCGCCTGAGAGCCGTGGTGGATGCGGGAGTCGAGTTACCGCTGGTCGAATTGCCCGGCGGCGCCCAGCTGCCCGCCCCCACGCCCGCCGACCTGAGCGAGCATGTGGGCCTGCAAACCCGCGCCGAGCAGGAGTTTTACGACCTGCTGATCGTGGGCGGCGGCCCGGCGGGGCTGGCCGCTGCGGTCTACGGGGCGTCCGAGGGCCTCAGAACCCTGCTGGTCGAGCGTGAGGCGCCGGGCGGGCAGGCGGGCCTGAGTTCCCGGATTGAAAATTACCTGGGCTTTTCCACCGGCATCTCGGGCAGCCGGCTGGCCCAGGAGGCGGTGATTCAGGCCCGGCGCTTTGGGGTCGAGATCGTGACGCAGGCGGTCACGGCCCTGCGCGCCGACGGGCCCTACCGGGTGCTGGAGCTGGCCGACGGGTCGTCGGTCAGTGGGCACGCCGTCATTCTGGCCACCGGCGTACAGTGGCGCGCGCTGGATGTGCCCGGGCTGGCGCCGCTACAAGGCGCGGGCGTGTACTACGGCGCCGGCACCACCGAGGCGCTGGCCTGCAAGGACGAGGACGTGTATATCGTGGGCGGCGCCAATTCGGCGGGGCAGGCGGCCATGAATTTCGCCCGCCACGCGCGGCAGGTGGTGCTGCTGGTGCGCGGGGCTTCGCTGGCGACCAGCATGTCGCAGTACCTGATTGAACAGATTGAGCAGACGCCGAACATCCGTGTGGAGCTGAATTCCAGTGTGGTGGGCGTGCACGGCACCGAACGCCTGGACGCCATTGACGTGCACTGTTCCATCAGTGGGCAGACCCAGACCCTGGAGGCCACCTCGCTGTTCATTTTCATCGGCGCCGAACCGGGCACCGACTGGCTTTCCGGCACCCTGGAGCGCGACGGGCGCGGCTTTATCCTGTCTGGACCGGACCTGATGCACGGGGGCAAGCGCCCCAAAGGCTGGCCCCTGGACCGCGACCCCGGCCTGCTGGAAACCAGCCTGCCCGGCGTGTTCGCGGTGGGTGATGTGCGGCGCGGGTCGGTCAAGCGCGTGGCGTCGGGGGTGGGCGAGGGCTCGGTGGCGATCTCGTTCGTGCATCAGTATCTGGCGCGGGTATGA
- a CDS encoding M23 family metallopeptidase, producing MLPRRLLALPVVLTGVALAHYAAPLPLSAIAPPKGQFGLPFKGAPGPDTWLLGQGYGNTTGAYRQRRSTYGNLQGIHAGLDFSAPCGTPVLAIGDGVVAEVDGPHGSPPHNLVIDHAGNLSSLYGHLRVRSPLRVGQTVKRGQVVGESGDSQGTCVSAPHLHLELRDRAHQRFFNPLPYIAADWNSLALAGSFGRGYEYDLTQPRRWQTPDSQPAALRGGALLNEFKNPWPPSPGGAR from the coding sequence ATGCTCCCCCGCCGACTGCTTGCGCTGCCCGTGGTGCTGACCGGGGTGGCCCTGGCGCACTACGCCGCGCCGCTGCCCCTCAGCGCCATTGCGCCGCCCAAAGGGCAATTCGGCCTGCCTTTCAAGGGCGCCCCTGGCCCCGACACCTGGCTGCTGGGCCAGGGCTACGGCAACACGACTGGGGCGTACCGCCAGCGCCGCAGCACCTACGGCAACCTCCAGGGCATCCACGCGGGGCTGGATTTCAGCGCGCCGTGCGGCACGCCGGTCCTGGCGATTGGAGACGGTGTGGTGGCCGAGGTGGACGGCCCCCACGGCAGCCCGCCCCACAACCTCGTGATTGACCATGCGGGCAACCTGTCGAGCCTCTACGGGCACCTGCGCGTGCGCTCACCGTTGCGGGTGGGTCAAACGGTTAAACGTGGGCAGGTGGTGGGGGAGAGCGGCGACTCACAGGGCACCTGTGTCAGCGCGCCGCATCTGCACCTGGAACTGCGAGACCGCGCGCACCAGCGCTTTTTCAATCCCTTGCCCTATATCGCTGCCGACTGGAATTCGCTGGCGCTGGCGGGCAGCTTTGGGCGCGGCTACGAGTACGACCTGACCCAGCCGCGCCGCTGGCAAACTCCCGACAGCCAGCCGGCGGCGCTGCGCGGCGGAGCCCTGCTCAACGAGTTTAAAAATCCCTGGCCACCCTCGCCCGGAGGGGCGCGGTGA
- the uvrA gene encoding excinuclease ABC subunit UvrA — protein sequence MQNNLIVKGAKEHNLKDITVELPRDQFVVITGVSGSGKSTLAFDTIYAEGQRRYVESLSAYARQFLGLMEKPDVESITGLSPAISIDQKTTSHNPRSTVGTVTEIHDYLRLLYARVGTPYCPICGRKIEKQSPSEITDRLLAGFADKRAILLAPVVRGRKGEYRKLFADLRREGFARVRVDGTLYELEEAEKLKLEKFEKHDVDVVIDRVTLRETDRSRVAESVELGLRRGEGLLRVLMPDVGEDGSAHEELYSEKFACPEHGSVLEELEPRSFSFNSPYGACGDCAGLGSKQEFSPDLVIDDKLSIAEGAILPWSKKGTGGGVYYWDKLQALAEHMGFSVKVPWRELPKAAQDAILEGPGAPFEVVYRRAGKETMRFMTEFEGVVANLERRYADTESEFMREKLEELMELRPCPTCGGTRYKPEILAVRIGGINISQASGMSVLEADAFFTGLQDKTLTHDAIEPFLKSHLGGTAKAHGPLRYEYTLNDFGAAVAAPILKAIRTRLKFLVDVGLDYLSLDRTANTLSGGEAQRIRLATQVGSGLTGVLYVLDEPSIGLHPKDNGRLIGTLKNLRDLGNTLIVVEHDEDTMMEADYLVDMGPGAGVHGGQVVAVGTPEQVKKNRGSLTGKYLRGELKIEVPTSRRRGNGKHLKVFGAREHNLRNVDIDIPLGTMTVVTGPSGSGKSTLIHDILHATLARELNGAKTTPGRYDRIEGMDHLDKVIEIDQSPIGRTPRSNPATYTGVFTEIRDLFTRTPEARRRGYQAGRFSFNVKGGRCEHCKGDGVMKIEMNFLPDIYVPCEVCKGARYNRETLEVKYNHKTIADVLDLTVEDAQKFFEAIPAIERKMSLLCDVGLGYMRIGQPSTTLSGGEAQRIKLASELSKRATGKTIYILDEPTTGLHFEDVRKLMEVLQRLVEGGNTLVIIEHNLDVMKCADHLIDLGPEGGVRGGMVVATGTPEEMAAHPTSHTGEYLRRVPGIEPATAREISEVADAKPAKRTPRKAATSPAPDEGELVAAAPARKSRAKKESA from the coding sequence TTGCAAAACAACCTGATTGTGAAGGGTGCCAAGGAGCACAACCTCAAAGACATTACGGTCGAGTTGCCGCGCGACCAGTTTGTGGTGATTACGGGCGTCTCGGGCAGTGGCAAAAGCACCCTGGCGTTCGACACCATCTACGCCGAGGGCCAGCGCCGTTACGTGGAAAGCCTCTCGGCCTACGCCCGGCAGTTCCTGGGTCTGATGGAAAAACCGGATGTGGAGAGCATCACGGGTCTGTCTCCGGCCATCTCCATTGACCAGAAGACCACCAGCCACAACCCCCGCTCCACCGTGGGCACAGTTACCGAGATTCACGACTACCTGCGTCTGCTCTACGCCCGCGTGGGAACCCCGTATTGCCCCATCTGTGGCCGCAAGATCGAGAAGCAGAGCCCCAGCGAAATCACCGACCGCCTGCTGGCCGGCTTTGCCGACAAGCGCGCCATCCTGCTGGCCCCAGTGGTGCGCGGACGTAAGGGCGAATACCGCAAGTTGTTTGCCGACCTGCGCCGCGAGGGCTTTGCCCGCGTGCGGGTAGACGGCACGCTGTACGAACTGGAAGAAGCCGAGAAGCTGAAGCTGGAAAAGTTCGAGAAGCACGACGTGGACGTGGTTATTGACCGCGTGACTCTGCGTGAAACCGACCGCAGCCGTGTGGCCGAGAGCGTGGAGCTGGGCCTGCGCCGGGGTGAGGGCCTACTGCGTGTCCTGATGCCCGATGTAGGCGAGGACGGCAGCGCCCACGAGGAGCTGTATTCAGAGAAGTTCGCCTGTCCCGAACACGGCAGCGTGCTGGAAGAACTTGAACCCCGGTCGTTCTCCTTCAACTCGCCTTACGGGGCGTGCGGCGACTGCGCGGGCCTGGGCAGCAAGCAGGAATTTAGCCCCGACCTCGTGATTGACGACAAACTGTCGATTGCCGAGGGCGCCATTCTGCCCTGGAGCAAAAAGGGCACGGGCGGCGGCGTGTACTACTGGGACAAGTTGCAGGCCCTGGCCGAGCATATGGGTTTCAGCGTCAAGGTGCCCTGGCGGGAGCTGCCCAAAGCCGCCCAGGACGCCATCCTGGAGGGGCCCGGCGCCCCCTTTGAAGTGGTGTATCGCCGTGCAGGCAAAGAAACCATGCGCTTCATGACCGAATTTGAAGGGGTCGTTGCCAACCTGGAGCGCCGCTACGCCGACACCGAGTCCGAGTTCATGCGTGAGAAGCTGGAAGAGTTGATGGAACTGCGGCCCTGCCCCACCTGCGGCGGCACCCGCTACAAGCCCGAGATTCTGGCGGTGCGCATAGGCGGCATCAACATCTCGCAGGCCAGCGGCATGAGCGTGCTGGAAGCCGACGCCTTCTTTACCGGCTTGCAAGACAAGACACTGACCCACGACGCCATCGAGCCATTCCTGAAGAGCCACCTGGGCGGCACGGCCAAAGCCCACGGGCCCCTGCGCTACGAGTACACCCTGAACGATTTCGGTGCGGCGGTGGCCGCACCCATCCTGAAGGCCATCCGCACCCGCCTGAAATTTCTGGTGGATGTGGGCCTGGATTACCTGAGCTTGGACCGCACGGCCAATACCCTCAGCGGCGGCGAGGCCCAGCGTATTCGCCTCGCCACTCAAGTCGGCAGCGGCCTGACCGGCGTACTGTATGTGCTCGACGAGCCCAGCATTGGCCTGCACCCCAAGGACAACGGCCGCCTGATCGGCACCCTGAAAAACCTGCGCGACCTCGGCAACACCCTGATCGTGGTGGAACACGACGAGGACACCATGATGGAGGCCGACTATCTGGTGGACATGGGCCCCGGCGCCGGGGTCCACGGCGGTCAGGTGGTGGCGGTCGGCACCCCCGAGCAGGTCAAGAAGAATAGGGGCAGCCTGACCGGCAAGTACCTGCGCGGTGAGCTGAAGATCGAGGTGCCCACCAGTCGCCGCCGGGGCAACGGCAAGCACCTGAAGGTCTTCGGCGCGCGCGAACACAACCTGCGGAACGTGGACATCGACATTCCACTGGGCACCATGACCGTCGTGACCGGCCCCAGCGGCAGCGGCAAAAGCACCCTGATTCACGACATCCTGCACGCCACCCTGGCCCGCGAGCTGAACGGAGCCAAGACCACGCCGGGCCGCTACGACCGGATTGAAGGCATGGACCACCTCGATAAGGTTATCGAGATTGACCAGAGCCCGATTGGCCGCACGCCGCGCTCGAACCCCGCCACCTATACGGGCGTGTTCACCGAAATCCGTGACCTGTTTACCCGCACGCCCGAAGCGCGTCGCCGGGGCTACCAGGCCGGGCGCTTCTCCTTCAACGTGAAGGGCGGGCGCTGCGAACACTGCAAGGGCGACGGCGTCATGAAGATCGAGATGAACTTCCTGCCGGACATCTACGTGCCGTGCGAGGTCTGCAAGGGCGCGCGCTACAACCGCGAAACCCTGGAAGTGAAGTACAACCACAAGACGATTGCGGACGTGCTGGACCTGACCGTGGAAGACGCCCAGAAGTTCTTTGAAGCCATTCCCGCCATTGAGCGCAAGATGAGCCTGCTGTGCGACGTGGGCCTGGGCTACATGCGCATTGGGCAGCCCAGCACGACCCTCTCGGGCGGCGAGGCGCAGCGCATCAAGCTGGCCAGCGAACTGTCCAAGCGCGCCACCGGCAAGACCATCTACATCCTCGATGAACCCACCACCGGCCTACATTTCGAGGATGTCCGCAAGCTGATGGAAGTCTTGCAGCGGCTGGTCGAGGGCGGCAACACGCTGGTCATCATCGAGCACAACCTGGACGTGATGAAGTGCGCCGACCACCTGATTGACCTGGGCCCCGAAGGCGGCGTGCGCGGCGGCATGGTGGTCGCCACCGGCACGCCCGAGGAGATGGCCGCGCACCCCACCAGCCATACGGGCGAGTACCTGCGCCGGGTGCCGGGCATTGAACCGGCCACGGCGCGTGAAATCAGCGAGGTGGCCGATGCCAAACCGGCCAAGCGGACCCCGCGTAAAGCGGCTACGTCGCCGGCACCCGACGAGGGCGAGCTGGTCGCCGCCGCCCCTGCACGCAAGAGTCGTGCTAAGAAAGAAAGCGCATGA
- a CDS encoding DsbA family protein has product MTRLQGNNSNRTVLVIGTLAAAALIGLAIFAVQGKPAAGAGLKGNFNLAGQPYNGQDSAPVNVVVVEDFKCPVCKSFEETVAPQLKDKYVDTGKIKQYTLVWPFLSEVARLNENDSKFAAQAAKCVYDQGGNGAFTSFKSILFRAQGPESQAWATKTRLKDLAGNVEGVDSAAFNTCLDTDVTAARVDADEKQVNDAGVNATPTVFVNGAQVMTADGKQGSYAFADISRAIDAASK; this is encoded by the coding sequence ATGACGAGATTGCAGGGCAACAACTCCAACCGCACGGTGCTGGTTATCGGCACCCTGGCCGCCGCCGCGCTGATTGGGCTGGCGATTTTCGCTGTACAGGGCAAACCTGCCGCTGGCGCGGGGCTGAAGGGCAACTTTAACCTGGCCGGCCAGCCCTACAACGGCCAGGACAGTGCCCCTGTCAATGTCGTGGTGGTCGAGGACTTCAAGTGCCCTGTCTGCAAGAGCTTTGAAGAGACCGTGGCCCCGCAACTGAAAGATAAGTATGTGGACACCGGCAAAATCAAGCAGTACACGCTGGTCTGGCCCTTTCTGTCCGAGGTGGCCCGCCTGAACGAAAACGACTCCAAATTTGCCGCCCAGGCGGCCAAGTGCGTCTATGACCAGGGTGGAAACGGCGCCTTTACCAGCTTCAAGAGCATTCTCTTCCGTGCGCAGGGGCCGGAAAGCCAGGCCTGGGCCACCAAAACCCGCCTGAAGGACCTGGCCGGCAATGTCGAGGGCGTGGACAGCGCGGCCTTCAACACCTGCCTCGACACCGACGTCACCGCCGCCCGCGTGGACGCCGACGAGAAGCAGGTCAATGACGCGGGCGTCAACGCCACCCCCACGGTGTTCGTGAACGGCGCCCAGGTCATGACCGCCGACGGCAAGCAGGGCAGCTACGCCTTTGCCGACATCAGCCGCGCTATTGACGCCGCGAGCAAGTAA